AAATTGTTTTCGGTCTGATTCTTCTTACGGCTCTTGGACTTGGTCCTTTTCCTGCTGTCCTGGCCATTATGTTTCATAATATTGGGGTTCTGGGAAAACTGATCTCAGAACTCATTGAAGCATCCGATCCCGGCCCGCAGGAGGCCATGAAAGCAGTTGGTGCTAAAAGCTGGTTTGCTTCCCTGTTCAGCATCCTGCCTCAAATATGGCCAAATGTATTGTCGAATTACTTCTACCGGTTTGAGGTTGCCATTCGAACTTCTCTTATATTGGGGTTTATTGGCGGTGGAGGTATTGGCCAGAGACTTTTTAATGATTTTAAAACATTCCAGTACAGTTCAGTTTCGCTCGATGTACTGGTTATAATGATCATCGTTGTTCTTGTGGATCTTTTCGGAAGCTATGTTAGGAACCGAGTGATATAAAGGAGGCCTGAAATGCTTGAGATTCGAAATATAACAGTCCGTTATCCCGGCATGAAGCATAATGCCCTGAATTCTATAAACCTGACCATTCATCCTGGTGATTTTGTTTGTGTGTTAGGTAAAAGCGGTGCTGGAAAATCCACTTTGATCCGCTGTTTAAACGGCTTGCAGACACCATCATCCGGGGAAATCATCTGGGATGGCCAATCCTTTTCTGCACTGAGTGATGAACAGCTTCGAAAAATCCGCAGGGAGATGGGAATGATCTTTCAGCATTTTAATCTAATTCCCCGATTGACTGTACTGCAAAATGTTCTGACAGGCATGTTCGGCTTCAGGAGCAGCTTCAAGAATCTTATTGGATGGTTCACAGATGAAGAAAAGGCACAGGCTAAACAAGTCATTGCAGAGGTGGGCTTAGCCGATTTTGCCGATCGCAGGGTCGAGCATCTTAGCGGAGGGCAAAAACAGAGAGTTGGCATTGCAAGGGCTCTCCTTCAAAATCCAAGTTTCCTTCTAGGCGACGAGCCTGTTGCAAGCCTGGATCCTGGAACTTCAGACCGGATATTCAGCTTGCTTCAGGAGATGCATGAGCGGCATAAGCTTCAAACCATTATTAATGTCCATGATGTTCAGTTAGCTAAACGATATGCAACCCGCATTATCGCTTTAAAAGATGGGGAAGTCGTTTTTGATGATAAACCAGAGCAGTTTACAGACGATATGTATGTATTTACATATGATGCAGAAAGTTATGGCGAGAAATCATATATCCGTTCTACTTAAAAAAGGAGGCAGAGGAAATGGCCAATTGTCCATGAGTTGTGGATAGCTCGAACGTCGTGTACGTTTCGAATGACCCTGATATCAAACTATTTAATGAGGGCCATGCATCCAAGAAAACAGTGGTGTTGACCTTTGATGATGGACCCGGTAGAGTTCTTCCGGAAATATTGGATATCTTGAAGAAAGAGAATGTTCCAGCTGTATTCTTCTGGCAATCCAGGCTTTTATACCCTCAGCGTCCGTGGAAAAGAGTCATAGAAGAAGGTCATCAGATAGGTACCCACTCTTCAAAGCATTCCAATTATGTTAATTTGAGTCCACATGAACAAGTCCAGGATCTCAGCAGCAGCAAAACTAAGATTGAGTCGATCATCGGCCAGGAAGTGAAGCTATTTCGGCCCCCATTTGGGCAGTACAATGAACACACTATAGCCGCAGCCAAACAGCTTGGGCTATCAACCATCATGTGGAGAATCTCGGCAATGGACTGGGAGCTAAAAGAACAGCCTGAACAAATTATCGCAAACGTCATAGAGAACCTGGAAGAGGGAGCGATCATTCTTTTGCATGAATTAACCCAGACTGTTGAAGCTCTCCCTGCTTTAATTGCTGAGATCCGAAATAAAGGCTATGAATTCAGTTTGCTCTAAAAAGTATCCTTGCGCAGGATACTTTTTTTGTGCAGTGAAAAAAGCAGTATTTTTTTAAAGCAGATTGATATATATTGTGGAGATAGGATGCCTATTAAGGGGGAGCTCCAGCTTGTTTACTAATATTGTGACTGAAAACGGGACTCTAAATGACCGTTACATTTTAAGAAGAGAGAACTTATATC
This window of the Cytobacillus pseudoceanisediminis genome carries:
- the phnE gene encoding phosphonate ABC transporter, permease protein PhnE, with the translated sequence MWFKKRSILTYFVLALFVYLSMRLTEFDLSKFKDFRNMIDFLSHWFPMDFSLLPKILEDSLETLAMAFLGSFFGLIIGLPLSFMAAKNTSGSKLIYHLTRVGLSFVRSIPEIVFGLILLTALGLGPFPAVLAIMFHNIGVLGKLISELIEASDPGPQEAMKAVGAKSWFASLFSILPQIWPNVLSNYFYRFEVAIRTSLILGFIGGGGIGQRLFNDFKTFQYSSVSLDVLVIMIIVVLVDLFGSYVRNRVI
- a CDS encoding polysaccharide deacetylase family protein produces the protein MDSSNVVYVSNDPDIKLFNEGHASKKTVVLTFDDGPGRVLPEILDILKKENVPAVFFWQSRLLYPQRPWKRVIEEGHQIGTHSSKHSNYVNLSPHEQVQDLSSSKTKIESIIGQEVKLFRPPFGQYNEHTIAAAKQLGLSTIMWRISAMDWELKEQPEQIIANVIENLEEGAIILLHELTQTVEALPALIAEIRNKGYEFSLL
- the phnC gene encoding phosphonate ABC transporter ATP-binding protein → MLEIRNITVRYPGMKHNALNSINLTIHPGDFVCVLGKSGAGKSTLIRCLNGLQTPSSGEIIWDGQSFSALSDEQLRKIRREMGMIFQHFNLIPRLTVLQNVLTGMFGFRSSFKNLIGWFTDEEKAQAKQVIAEVGLADFADRRVEHLSGGQKQRVGIARALLQNPSFLLGDEPVASLDPGTSDRIFSLLQEMHERHKLQTIINVHDVQLAKRYATRIIALKDGEVVFDDKPEQFTDDMYVFTYDAESYGEKSYIRST